A region from the Aegilops tauschii subsp. strangulata cultivar AL8/78 chromosome 5, Aet v6.0, whole genome shotgun sequence genome encodes:
- the LOC109766907 gene encoding F-box/FBD/LRR-repeat protein At1g13570 gives MTMEPSPRRARVGEPAADPLTSLPPPLLDGILTRLDLPYAVRTSALSRAWRRRWEALPYLCLSFVDNPGTAPLAVDRVLARYPGRISNFSFHVDEHSFGRVDDWLVALCDRGVRSINLRCASPFILHSSLFLCAQLTHLKLHQCGLPSLPVGFTGFPMLKVLKLGLVDFPENGESQLEAILVGSPLLETLNLHFVDVRGNDAYSNAWVIRGANLRSLTISSDFDYDWQVKELPCIDEVAIDVGNYVSNIKFRGFLASFAQVRKLSLCACYTSFTGGGLLETLPCTFDNLKSLTLWTHFYEMPAIVLTFCLLRNAPNLEELEITVVKMKNIGWLQNEMYFIELVLSKAAVLRTMHLSLGCRRSKSNEDALCELMTYRRASTHARVFFDGKMK, from the exons ATGACAATGGAGCCCTCGCCCCGCCGCGCTAGGGTTGGCGAGCCGGCGGCGGACCCGCTGACGTCCCTCCCGCCGCCCCTGCTCGACGGCATCCTCACCCGCCTCGACCTCCCTTACGCGGTCCGTACCTCCGCCCTCTCTCGCGCCTGGCGCCGCCGGTGGGAGGccctcccctacctctgcctCTCCTTCGTCGACAACCCCGGCACGGCCCCCTTGGCTGTCGACCGCGTTCTCGCTCGCTACCCCGGCCGCATCTCCAACTTCTCCTTCCACGTCGACGAGCACTCCTTCGGCCGCGTCGATGACTGGCTCGTCGCCCTCTGCGACCGCGGCGTCAGGTCCATCAACCTCCGATGCGCCTCCCCCTTCATCCTCCACTCCTCCCTCTTCCTATGCGCCCAACTCACGCACCTCAAGCTGCACCAATGCGGCCTGCCGTCTCTCCCAGTGGGATTCACTGGATTCCCCATGCTCAAGGTTCTAAAACTCGGCCTTGTCGATTTCCCGGAGAACGGGGAGAGCCAACTGGAGGCGATTCTTGTCGGGTCACCCTTGCTTGAAACCCTGAATCTTCACTTTGTGGATGTCCGTGGGAATGACGCGTACTCAAACGCGTGGGTGATTCGCGGGGCCAACCTCCGGAGCCTAACGATAAGTTCTGACTTTGATTATGACTGGCAAGTTAAGGAGCTGCCATGCATCGATGAAGTCGCCATCGATGTTGGAAACTATGTGAGTAATATCAAGTTCAGAGGATTTCTTGCCAGCTTTGCGCAAGTTAGGAAGCTCTCTCTCTGTGCGTGCTACACATCG TTTACTGGAGGTGGTCTCCTGGAAACACTTCCATGTACCTTTGACAACTTAAAGAGTTTGACCCTCTGGACACATTTCTACGAAATGCCTGCCATAGTGTTAACCTTTTGCTTACTAAGGAATGCTCCTAATCTAGAAGAACTTGAAATTACG GTTGTGAAAATGAAAAATATTGGCTGGTTGCAAAATGAAATGTATTTCATAGAGCTCGTTTTATCTAAAGCAGCAGTTCTTCGCACAATGCATCTTAGTCTTGGTTGCAGAAGATCAAAGTCAAATGAGGATGCACTCTGTGAACTAATGACATATAGAAGGGCTTCAACCCATGCTCGAGTCTTCTTTGACG